A single genomic interval of Lacrimispora sphenoides JCM 1415 harbors:
- a CDS encoding nucleotidyltransferase family protein, whose translation MKKTSLVIMAAGIGSRFGGGIKQLEPVGPSGEIIMDYSIYDALNAGFDKVVFIIRKDLEQDFKEIIGKRIEKIAHVEYAYQELDDLPKGYTKPDDRTKPWGTGQALLCAKTVIHEPFVVINADDYYGKEGFIKIHEYLVNEMDPMSKPFDICMGGFVLGNTLSENGGVTRGVCQVDERGILKGVTETYEIRQCDDWAEGRSEEGTPVRIPLNQNVSMNMWGLSPAFLEELERGFPGFLDGLKEGDVKTEYLLPKIIDKLVQAQKAQVTVLETRDRWFGVTYKEDKPAVAAAIRNLVSEGVYPERLFDVR comes from the coding sequence ATGAAGAAAACATCATTAGTGATTATGGCGGCGGGCATTGGAAGCCGGTTTGGCGGAGGAATCAAACAGCTGGAACCGGTAGGACCAAGCGGTGAGATTATCATGGACTATTCCATATACGATGCACTGAATGCCGGATTTGACAAAGTTGTGTTCATCATAAGAAAGGATCTGGAACAGGATTTTAAGGAGATCATAGGAAAGAGGATCGAAAAGATTGCTCATGTGGAGTACGCTTATCAGGAACTGGATGACCTTCCAAAAGGTTATACAAAGCCGGACGACAGAACAAAACCATGGGGAACCGGCCAGGCACTTTTATGTGCCAAAACGGTGATTCATGAACCTTTTGTCGTCATCAATGCGGATGATTATTATGGAAAAGAAGGTTTTATAAAGATTCATGAATACCTGGTGAATGAGATGGATCCAATGTCAAAGCCTTTTGATATCTGCATGGGAGGATTTGTTCTTGGCAATACCTTAAGCGAAAATGGAGGAGTGACCCGTGGAGTATGCCAGGTGGATGAAAGAGGAATCTTAAAAGGGGTTACAGAGACGTACGAGATCAGACAATGCGATGACTGGGCGGAAGGCCGCAGTGAGGAAGGAACCCCGGTGAGGATCCCCTTGAACCAGAATGTTTCCATGAATATGTGGGGGCTTTCCCCTGCGTTTCTTGAGGAGCTGGAGAGAGGATTTCCGGGATTTTTGGACGGTTTAAAAGAAGGGGATGTGAAAACGGAATATCTGCTTCCTAAGATCATCGATAAGCTTGTTCAGGCCCAGAAAGCGCAGGTAACGGTGCTTGAAACAAGAGACCGGTGGTTTGGCGTGACCTATAAAGAGGACAAGCCCGCTGTGGCGGCGGCTATCCGAAACCTGGTTTCGGAAGGTGTATATCCGGAGCGCCTGTTCGATGTGAGGTAA
- the atpC gene encoding ATP synthase F1 subunit epsilon, with the protein MADLFKLQIITPERKFYEGEASMVELTTTEGDIGVYRNHIPMTAIAAPGVLKIHEEGGVKNAALMSGFIEILPEKIVIMAEVVEWPEEIDTSRAEEAKIRAERRLKEQSGKTDNARAEAALRRALIRLSLTK; encoded by the coding sequence ATGGCTGATTTATTCAAACTGCAGATCATTACTCCGGAACGGAAGTTTTACGAGGGAGAGGCTTCCATGGTGGAGCTTACGACTACGGAAGGGGATATCGGCGTATACCGGAATCATATCCCCATGACTGCCATTGCTGCCCCGGGAGTCTTAAAGATTCACGAGGAGGGCGGAGTGAAGAATGCGGCCCTGATGTCTGGTTTTATTGAGATTTTACCGGAGAAGATCGTCATTATGGCGGAAGTTGTGGAATGGCCGGAAGAAATCGATACAAGCCGTGCAGAGGAGGCTAAGATCCGTGCAGAGCGCCGCTTAAAAGAACAGAGCGGAAAAACTGATAATGCAAGAGCGGAAGCTGCTCTGAGAAGAGCTCTTATAAGGCTTTCACTTACAAAGTAA
- the atpD gene encoding F0F1 ATP synthase subunit beta, with amino-acid sequence MAGQNIGKITQIIGAVLDIKFSQGKLPDINEAIDITAKDGSRLVVEVSQHLGDDTVRCIAMGSTDGLVRGMDAAATGAPITVPVGEETLGRIFNVLGDPIDNKPAPEVKEHFPIHRPAPTFEEQSTETEVLETGIKVVDLLCPYQRGGKIGLFGGAGVGKTVLIQELIRNIATEHGGYSVFTGVGERTREGNDLYHEMQESGVINKTTMVFGQMNEPPGARMRVGLTGLTMAEYFRDQGGKDVLLFIDNIFRFTQAGSEVSALLGRMPSAVGYQPTLQTEMGALQERITSTKNGSITSVQAVYVPADDLTDPAPANTFAHLDATTVLDRSIVELGIYPAVDPLGSTSRILDPRIVGEEHYRVARGVQEVLQKYKELQDIIAMLGMDELSEEDKITVARARKIQRFLSQPFFVAGQFTGLEGRYVPLSDTIQGFKEILEGKHDDIPESYFLNAGSIEDVLARVKK; translated from the coding sequence ATGGCAGGACAAAATATTGGTAAGATCACTCAGATCATCGGTGCCGTACTGGATATCAAGTTCAGCCAGGGCAAGCTGCCCGATATCAATGAAGCCATTGATATCACTGCAAAGGATGGCAGCAGACTGGTTGTAGAAGTATCCCAGCATCTTGGCGATGATACGGTAAGATGTATCGCCATGGGATCCACCGATGGACTGGTACGTGGTATGGACGCGGCGGCTACCGGCGCTCCGATTACCGTACCGGTTGGAGAGGAGACATTGGGACGTATATTTAACGTTCTGGGTGATCCGATCGATAATAAACCGGCACCGGAAGTAAAAGAGCATTTTCCGATTCACAGACCGGCTCCCACCTTTGAGGAGCAGTCCACGGAAACGGAGGTTCTTGAAACCGGTATCAAGGTCGTTGACCTTCTCTGCCCTTACCAAAGGGGGGGTAAGATCGGTCTTTTCGGTGGTGCCGGAGTAGGTAAAACCGTATTAATTCAGGAGCTGATCCGTAACATAGCCACAGAGCACGGAGGATATTCCGTATTCACCGGCGTTGGCGAGCGCACCCGTGAAGGAAATGACCTTTATCACGAGATGCAGGAATCAGGCGTTATTAATAAAACAACCATGGTGTTCGGACAGATGAATGAGCCGCCGGGCGCACGTATGAGGGTAGGTCTTACCGGCCTTACCATGGCTGAGTATTTCCGTGACCAGGGCGGAAAAGATGTACTGTTATTCATTGACAACATTTTCCGTTTCACCCAGGCAGGTTCCGAGGTTTCCGCTCTGCTTGGACGTATGCCTTCCGCAGTAGGCTATCAGCCGACGCTGCAGACCGAGATGGGCGCTCTTCAGGAGAGGATCACTTCCACGAAGAATGGTTCCATTACATCGGTTCAGGCAGTTTACGTTCCCGCCGATGACTTAACGGACCCGGCTCCGGCCAACACATTTGCTCATCTGGATGCAACCACGGTTCTTGACCGTTCCATCGTGGAGCTGGGTATTTATCCGGCGGTTGACCCCCTTGGTTCTACATCCAGAATTCTTGATCCCCGTATCGTAGGTGAGGAACACTACCGTGTTGCCCGCGGGGTTCAGGAAGTGCTTCAGAAGTATAAAGAGCTTCAGGATATCATTGCCATGCTGGGTATGGATGAGCTTTCTGAGGAAGATAAGATCACGGTGGCCCGTGCAAGAAAGATCCAGAGATTCTTGTCTCAGCCTTTCTTCGTTGCAGGACAGTTCACCGGACTGGAAGGCCGTTATGTGCCGCTTTCTGATACCATTCAGGGCTTTAAGGAGATTTTGGAAGGTAAGCATGATGACATTCCGGAGAGCTATTTCTTAAATGCAGGCAGCATTGAGGACGTTCTTGCCCGTGTGAAAAAATAG
- the atpG gene encoding ATP synthase F1 subunit gamma yields the protein MASIRDIKRRRDSISSTEQITKAMKLISTVKLQKSKAKAEESKPYYEMMYDTIGSMLRKSGSIDHKYLKAGDSKRKAVIVITSNRGLAGGYNSNIAKMVHGDERLTPELTDVYAIGRKGKEALARKGYTIAKDYSEVINEPIYRDAADITMELLDAFGQNRIGEIYLAYTSFKNTMTQIPTLKKLLPVEMEKGSEKTDLTLMNYEPDEDQVLDSIIPKYMSSMIYGALLEAVASENGARMAAMDSATNNAEEMIEELGLAYNRARQGSITQELTEIIAGANAIS from the coding sequence ATGGCATCCATTAGGGATATCAAACGAAGAAGAGACAGTATTTCCAGTACCGAACAGATTACGAAAGCCATGAAGCTCATATCTACCGTTAAGCTGCAGAAGTCCAAAGCTAAGGCAGAGGAATCCAAACCCTATTACGAAATGATGTATGATACCATAGGCTCCATGCTGCGCAAGTCCGGCAGCATAGACCATAAGTATTTAAAGGCAGGAGATTCTAAGAGAAAGGCAGTCATTGTCATCACATCAAACCGTGGACTGGCAGGAGGCTATAACAGCAACATTGCCAAGATGGTTCATGGAGATGAGAGGCTTACGCCGGAACTTACGGATGTTTATGCCATTGGGAGGAAAGGGAAGGAAGCACTGGCAAGAAAGGGATATACGATCGCCAAGGATTATTCTGAGGTGATCAATGAACCGATCTACCGCGATGCGGCCGATATTACCATGGAGCTTCTGGATGCATTTGGACAGAACCGGATAGGTGAAATTTATCTGGCTTATACATCTTTTAAGAATACTATGACCCAAATACCGACTCTTAAAAAGCTTCTCCCGGTTGAAATGGAAAAGGGAAGCGAAAAAACGGATCTGACTTTAATGAACTATGAGCCGGATGAGGATCAGGTATTGGATTCCATTATTCCTAAGTATATGAGCAGCATGATCTATGGTGCTTTGCTGGAAGCCGTTGCAAGTGAAAACGGAGCCAGAATGGCGGCCATGGACTCTGCGACCAATAATGCGGAAGAGATGATAGAAGAACTTGGACTGGCATATAACCGGGCAAGACAGGGGTCCATTACCCAGGAGCTTACCGAGATCATAGCCGGAGCCAATGCGATTTCATAA
- the atpA gene encoding F0F1 ATP synthase subunit alpha: MNLRPEEISSVIKEQIQRYSTKLDVSDVGTVIQVADGIARIHGLENAMQGELLEFPGEIYGMVLNLEEDNVGAVLLGTGAISEGDTVKTTGRVVEVPVGDALTGRVVNALGQPIDGKGPILTDKFRKIERVAHGVIDRKSVDTPLQTGIKAIDAMIPIGRGQRELIIGDRQTGKTAIVLDTIINQKGQGVHCIYVAIGQKASTVANIVKTLEEYGAMDYTTIVVSTASDLAPLQYIAPYSGCAIGEEWMENGGDVLVVYDDLSKHAAAYRTLSLLLKRPPGREAYPGDVFYLHSRLLERASRLSEELGGGSLTALPIIETQAGDVSAYIPTNVISITDGQIYLETEMFNAGFRPAINAGLSVSRVGGSAQIKAMKKIAAPIRVELAQYRELASFAQFGSELDKETAEQLAQGERIKEVLKQGQYQPIPVEYQIIIIFAATKKLLLDIPTGKILDFEKALTSFIDTKYSEIPASIRETKQITPETEELLVKAIIECKAGVF, from the coding sequence ATGAATTTAAGACCAGAAGAGATCAGTTCTGTCATCAAGGAACAGATTCAAAGATATTCTACGAAACTGGATGTCTCTGATGTCGGTACAGTCATTCAGGTAGCGGATGGTATTGCCCGTATCCATGGCCTTGAGAATGCCATGCAGGGAGAGCTTCTTGAGTTCCCGGGAGAAATCTACGGCATGGTGCTTAACCTGGAAGAGGATAACGTTGGTGCGGTTTTACTTGGTACCGGTGCTATCAGCGAGGGTGATACAGTTAAGACTACCGGACGAGTGGTGGAAGTACCTGTTGGTGATGCATTGACTGGACGTGTTGTTAATGCTTTAGGACAGCCCATCGATGGAAAAGGACCGATCCTGACAGACAAATTCCGCAAGATTGAGCGTGTGGCTCATGGAGTTATTGACAGAAAATCAGTAGATACTCCCCTTCAGACCGGTATTAAGGCGATTGATGCCATGATTCCTATTGGAAGAGGACAGCGTGAGCTGATCATTGGTGACCGCCAGACCGGAAAGACGGCGATTGTCCTTGATACGATTATTAACCAGAAGGGCCAGGGAGTTCACTGTATCTATGTTGCCATTGGCCAGAAGGCATCTACGGTTGCCAACATTGTTAAGACACTGGAAGAGTACGGTGCTATGGATTATACCACCATCGTCGTGTCAACGGCATCTGATTTAGCGCCTCTTCAGTATATTGCTCCATATTCCGGATGCGCTATAGGAGAAGAATGGATGGAAAACGGGGGGGATGTATTAGTTGTTTACGATGATTTAAGTAAACATGCAGCCGCTTACCGTACCTTATCCCTGCTGCTTAAGAGACCGCCGGGCCGTGAAGCTTACCCGGGTGATGTTTTCTATCTGCATTCCAGACTGCTGGAGAGAGCCTCAAGGCTTTCAGAAGAGCTGGGAGGAGGTTCTTTAACAGCCCTTCCGATCATTGAAACACAGGCAGGAGACGTATCCGCGTATATTCCGACGAATGTTATTTCCATTACAGACGGGCAGATTTACCTGGAGACAGAGATGTTTAACGCAGGTTTCCGTCCAGCCATCAACGCAGGCCTTTCCGTATCCCGTGTAGGCGGCTCTGCCCAGATCAAGGCTATGAAGAAGATCGCAGCTCCTATCCGCGTGGAACTGGCGCAGTACCGCGAGCTTGCAAGCTTCGCTCAGTTTGGTTCCGAGCTTGATAAGGAGACAGCAGAACAGCTTGCCCAGGGCGAGAGGATCAAAGAGGTATTAAAGCAGGGCCAGTATCAGCCGATTCCGGTTGAATACCAGATCATCATAATTTTTGCAGCGACAAAGAAGCTGCTTTTGGATATCCCTACCGGGAAAATCCTTGATTTTGAAAAGGCTTTGACCAGTTTTATTGACACCAAATATTCTGAAATTCCCGCAAGCATCCGCGAGACAAAGCAGATCACGCCTGAGACAGAGGAATTGCTTGTAAAGGCAATTATCGAATGCAAAGCAGGTGTTTTTTAA
- the atpH gene encoding ATP synthase F1 subunit delta translates to MAKLVSKVYGDALFEEALNKQEVDALFEEVKSLQVIWHENQSLAELLNNPKIVKEDKIGIIKNIFGGRVSDDLMGFLAVIVDKGRQKEIPAICEYFINAVKEYKKIGVAHVASAVELNEGQKARLVEKLLNTTQYVDFEMDYQVDPSIIGGMVIRIGDRVVDSSIKTQIYELRRSLLKLQLT, encoded by the coding sequence ATGGCAAAGCTAGTATCAAAGGTATACGGCGATGCATTGTTTGAGGAAGCTCTTAATAAGCAGGAAGTGGACGCTTTGTTTGAGGAAGTGAAGAGCCTGCAGGTGATCTGGCACGAGAATCAGTCATTGGCGGAGCTTCTTAATAATCCGAAGATTGTAAAGGAAGATAAAATCGGCATTATTAAGAATATTTTCGGCGGACGCGTATCGGATGACCTGATGGGTTTTCTGGCAGTCATTGTCGACAAAGGCAGGCAGAAGGAGATTCCGGCAATCTGTGAATACTTCATTAACGCTGTCAAGGAATATAAGAAGATCGGCGTGGCACATGTGGCCAGCGCTGTTGAATTAAATGAAGGGCAGAAGGCCCGGCTGGTAGAAAAGCTGTTAAATACAACTCAGTACGTAGATTTTGAGATGGATTATCAGGTGGACCCGTCAATCATTGGCGGTATGGTAATCAGGATCGGAGACCGGGTGGTGGATTCCAGCATTAAAACGCAGATTTACGAACTGCGCCGCAGCCTGTTAAAGCTGCAATTGACCTGA
- the atpF gene encoding F0F1 ATP synthase subunit B, with protein sequence MDRLLGFDPQLLFDSFITGINVFILFFALSYMLFNPVREVLEKRKQRIAGELKNAADDKEAARAMKEEYEARLLEVKKEAEGILEDARKRAKQREAEIITEAREEADRIVTRGSREVELERKKALDDMKEQIISIASVMAGKVVAASIDTTVQDALIDETLKEMGESTWQS encoded by the coding sequence TTGGATCGATTATTGGGATTTGACCCGCAGCTGCTTTTCGATTCATTTATAACAGGCATCAACGTATTCATCCTGTTTTTTGCGTTATCCTATATGCTGTTCAATCCGGTACGGGAAGTGCTGGAAAAGAGAAAACAGAGGATTGCGGGAGAATTAAAGAACGCTGCCGACGATAAGGAAGCTGCGAGGGCAATGAAGGAAGAATATGAAGCCAGACTTCTTGAAGTTAAGAAAGAGGCAGAAGGAATCTTAGAGGATGCCAGAAAAAGAGCGAAACAGCGTGAGGCAGAGATTATTACAGAAGCCAGGGAAGAAGCGGACCGCATTGTTACGCGGGGCAGCCGCGAGGTGGAACTGGAGAGAAAGAAAGCGCTTGATGATATGAAGGAACAGATCATATCCATCGCTTCTGTTATGGCCGGCAAGGTCGTAGCTGCTTCCATTGACACTACGGTGCAGGATGCCCTGATTGACGAGACTTTGAAAGAGATGGGTGAAAGCACATGGCAAAGCTAG
- the atpE gene encoding ATP synthase F0 subunit C, giving the protein MNGFSGQDFILGCSAIGAGLAMIAGIGPGIGQGIAAGHAAAAVGRNPGAKSDITSTMLLGQAVAETTGLYGFAVAAILMFLKPFS; this is encoded by the coding sequence ATGAACGGATTTTCAGGACAGGATTTTATCTTAGGCTGCTCAGCAATCGGTGCAGGTCTTGCGATGATCGCAGGTATTGGACCTGGTATTGGACAGGGTATCGCAGCAGGCCATGCAGCAGCTGCCGTTGGACGCAATCCGGGCGCAAAATCTGATATAACATCTACCATGCTTTTAGGACAGGCCGTTGCTGAGACAACAGGTCTTTATGGTTTCGCTGTTGCTGCTATCCTCATGTTCTTAAAGCCATTCAGCTAA
- the atpB gene encoding F0F1 ATP synthase subunit A codes for MVVASANNVDFMIKGVTKFQAFGQELWVTTTEIGLSIVTIVILIIAVIANRKMKRATEVPGTFQNIVEFVVEALDNLVNGTMGHNAKKFVNYIGTIFIFILFCNIGGLFGLRTPTGDFGVTFMLGLFTFGIVQYQGIKNHGIGHFTSLFQPFPILFPINVIGEITNPLSQALRLFGNMMSGVVIMGLWYGMMPIFVKIGIPSFLHVYCDVFSGCIQTYVFCMLTMVYVNDKMD; via the coding sequence ATGGTCGTTGCGAGTGCCAATAATGTAGACTTTATGATCAAAGGTGTTACAAAGTTTCAGGCGTTTGGTCAGGAACTTTGGGTTACAACCACGGAAATAGGCCTTAGCATTGTGACAATCGTAATCCTGATTATCGCAGTGATTGCCAACCGAAAAATGAAGCGGGCGACAGAAGTACCCGGCACTTTCCAGAATATTGTGGAGTTTGTCGTAGAGGCGCTTGATAACCTGGTAAATGGTACTATGGGTCATAACGCAAAAAAATTTGTTAATTATATTGGAACAATATTTATTTTCATATTGTTCTGCAATATTGGCGGCTTATTTGGTCTTAGGACGCCAACCGGAGATTTCGGTGTGACATTTATGCTTGGTTTGTTTACCTTCGGCATAGTGCAATACCAGGGTATTAAGAATCACGGGATCGGTCATTTTACAAGTTTATTTCAGCCGTTTCCGATTTTGTTCCCGATTAACGTAATCGGTGAGATTACAAACCCATTATCCCAGGCGCTTCGTTTGTTCGGCAATATGATGTCAGGCGTAGTTATTATGGGATTGTGGTATGGGATGATGCCTATCTTTGTAAAGATCGGTATCCCATCGTTTTTACATGTATATTGTGATGTATTCTCAGGCTGTATCCAGACGTATGTGTTCTGTATGCTGACTATGGTATATGTCAATGATAAGATGGATTAA
- a CDS encoding ATP synthase subunit I: MGKETKNLMLEVSAGIVIFTAVAMLGALFMYPSRAVFAGLILGMVLALAMFLSMAMVLERSMKTEDPKAVQKQSIISSVLRYLLLIVILVAVIVRFSNWFNPVAVVIGVLGLKVGAFSQPIIHKIVANRTKGE, from the coding sequence ATGGGGAAGGAAACAAAGAATCTGATGCTTGAGGTTTCTGCCGGAATTGTTATTTTCACGGCAGTGGCTATGCTAGGGGCATTATTTATGTATCCAAGTCGTGCTGTTTTTGCAGGACTGATTTTGGGAATGGTGTTAGCTCTGGCCATGTTTTTATCCATGGCTATGGTACTTGAACGTTCTATGAAGACCGAAGATCCAAAGGCTGTTCAGAAGCAGAGTATTATTAGTTCAGTCCTTCGCTATCTGCTGCTTATTGTCATACTGGTGGCAGTTATTGTCCGGTTTTCGAACTGGTTCAATCCGGTCGCAGTAGTAATCGGAGTCCTCGGACTCAAGGTTGGAGCATTTTCTCAGCCTATTATCCACAAGATCGTGGCCAACAGGACAAAGGGAGAGTAA
- a CDS encoding AtpZ/AtpI family protein — protein sequence MRSFMMVIQLGISVMVPVFVCILAGYYIDRYAGTKLILLFMVLGFLAGGSNAYKLAKATLAMNEREEWVEDQKERVERQVEAGPKVHKPKQPSRVKGHDDEKLS from the coding sequence ATGAGAAGTTTCATGATGGTGATCCAACTGGGGATCAGTGTCATGGTACCTGTATTTGTCTGTATTCTTGCCGGTTACTATATTGACCGGTATGCTGGGACAAAGCTGATATTATTATTTATGGTTCTGGGGTTTCTGGCTGGGGGATCCAATGCTTATAAGCTGGCAAAGGCTACACTGGCCATGAATGAAAGGGAGGAGTGGGTTGAGGATCAGAAGGAGCGCGTGGAGCGGCAAGTGGAGGCTGGACCCAAGGTACATAAACCGAAGCAGCCAAGCCGCGTGAAAGGACATGATGATGAGAAACTTTCGTAG
- the eutM gene encoding ethanolamine utilization microcompartment protein EutM: MKYDALGMIETKGLIGSVEAADAMVKAANVTLIGKEFVGGGLVTVMVRGDVGAVKAATDAGAAAAQRVGELVSVHVIPRPHAEVETILPGTKEA, from the coding sequence ATGAAATATGATGCATTAGGAATGATTGAAACAAAAGGTTTAATTGGATCCGTTGAAGCAGCAGATGCTATGGTAAAGGCAGCAAACGTTACCCTGATCGGTAAAGAATTTGTAGGCGGAGGTCTTGTTACTGTTATGGTAAGAGGCGATGTAGGTGCTGTTAAGGCAGCTACCGATGCAGGTGCAGCAGCAGCTCAGCGTGTTGGTGAGCTTGTATCTGTACATGTAATCCCACGTCCACATGCAGAAGTTGAAACAATTCTTCCAGGTACAAAAGAAGCATAA
- a CDS encoding phosphate propanoyltransferase: MDKYEAVIKLLMEAVKTESGTDEFRIPVGVSNRHVHLSQEDLDALFGKGYELTKMKELSQPGQYACKETVTVCGPKGAIEKVRILGPVRKQTQVEVLAADCFKLGKKSEPKMSGELTGTPGITLVGPKGSVQTKEGLIIAQRHIHMTPQDALKFGVHDGQTVSIQTEGIRGGIFHHTAIRVTETSSLECHLDTEEANAMGLGSSSGVTIVK; encoded by the coding sequence ATGGATAAGTATGAAGCGGTAATCAAACTCTTAATGGAAGCCGTGAAAACGGAATCCGGAACAGATGAGTTTCGAATACCAGTTGGCGTTTCCAATCGCCATGTACATTTGTCCCAGGAAGACTTGGATGCTCTTTTCGGTAAGGGATACGAACTGACCAAGATGAAGGAGTTATCCCAGCCGGGTCAGTATGCATGCAAGGAAACGGTTACCGTATGCGGCCCAAAGGGAGCCATTGAGAAGGTCCGTATATTAGGTCCGGTCAGAAAACAGACTCAGGTTGAGGTTCTGGCAGCAGACTGTTTTAAGCTTGGAAAGAAATCTGAGCCTAAAATGTCCGGTGAATTAACCGGAACGCCAGGGATCACCCTGGTGGGACCAAAAGGTTCCGTTCAAACAAAAGAGGGCTTAATCATCGCCCAGAGACACATTCATATGACTCCTCAGGATGCTTTGAAGTTTGGCGTTCATGACGGTCAGACAGTTAGCATTCAGACAGAGGGGATCCGCGGCGGTATTTTTCATCATACGGCAATCCGCGTAACCGAAACATCAAGCCTGGAATGCCATCTTGATACGGAAGAAGCAAATGCCATGGGACTTGGCAGTTCTTCTGGCGTAACCATTGTAAAATAA
- a CDS encoding acetaldehyde dehydrogenase (acetylating): MENFDFDLRSIQEARDLARCGEAAAKKIAGFTAEQIDTILKSMAKAGEEHALCLAEMAVEETGFGKVMDKAYKNHAASTLLYEEIKDMKTRGILAEDTVNKTIDVAEPVGLVMGIVPSTNPTSTVFFKSMIAIKSGNAIVFSPHPSAAKCTLKAAEVMRDAAIAAGAPEGIIGCVSMPSMGSTNELMKCKEVSVIIATGGPGMVKAAYSAGKPAIGVGAGNSPAYIEKTADVKQAVKTILASKTFDYGTICASEQSIICEESNHAEVVAELKSQGGYFMTKEETDKVCALLFKNGHNMNAKFVGRSPQVIAQAAGIQIPEGAKILIGKQEGVGEGYPLSYEKLTTVLGFYTVKNWEEACGLSIRLLQNGIGHTMSIHTQDRDMVLKFAAKPASRILVNTGGSQGGTGISTGLPISFTLGCGTCGGSSVSENVSPKHLLNVKKVAFGMKDCSTIAADDPTFTWKDKTQAASFSPADFVASFDKKEGVTSSACQGGNDDNEKLAALVKEIVLAMKGQ, encoded by the coding sequence ATGGAAAATTTTGATTTTGATTTACGTTCCATCCAGGAAGCAAGGGATTTAGCCAGATGCGGTGAAGCAGCCGCAAAAAAAATTGCCGGATTTACGGCAGAACAAATTGACACCATTCTTAAGAGTATGGCAAAGGCAGGAGAGGAACACGCTCTTTGTCTTGCAGAGATGGCTGTAGAAGAGACAGGCTTTGGAAAGGTCATGGACAAGGCATATAAGAACCATGCTGCTTCCACTCTTTTATATGAAGAAATAAAAGATATGAAGACAAGAGGAATCCTAGCAGAGGATACCGTGAATAAGACCATTGATGTGGCAGAACCGGTAGGACTTGTAATGGGTATCGTTCCATCTACAAATCCAACCTCAACCGTATTTTTTAAATCCATGATCGCCATTAAATCCGGAAACGCAATCGTATTTTCTCCCCATCCTTCTGCTGCAAAATGCACTCTGAAGGCTGCGGAGGTTATGAGGGACGCTGCAATTGCAGCAGGAGCGCCGGAGGGAATCATCGGCTGTGTATCCATGCCTTCCATGGGGTCTACCAATGAACTGATGAAGTGTAAGGAAGTCTCCGTTATCATTGCAACCGGCGGCCCGGGTATGGTAAAAGCTGCATACAGCGCAGGAAAGCCAGCCATCGGCGTAGGTGCAGGAAACTCACCGGCTTACATAGAAAAGACGGCAGATGTGAAGCAGGCAGTAAAGACAATCCTTGCCAGCAAGACGTTTGACTATGGTACCATCTGTGCTTCCGAGCAGTCCATTATCTGTGAGGAGAGCAATCATGCAGAAGTTGTAGCAGAGTTAAAAAGCCAGGGCGGATACTTTATGACAAAGGAAGAAACCGATAAAGTCTGTGCCCTGTTATTTAAAAACGGCCATAACATGAATGCCAAATTTGTCGGCCGTTCTCCTCAGGTGATTGCCCAGGCAGCCGGAATCCAGATTCCGGAAGGGGCCAAGATCCTCATCGGAAAACAGGAAGGTGTCGGAGAGGGATATCCATTATCCTACGAAAAGCTGACAACCGTACTTGGTTTCTACACAGTAAAGAACTGGGAAGAGGCCTGCGGCTTAAGCATCCGCCTTTTACAGAACGGAATCGGACATACCATGAGCATTCATACCCAGGACAGGGATATGGTTCTTAAGTTCGCTGCAAAGCCTGCTTCCAGAATCCTTGTAAATACAGGCGGAAGCCAGGGTGGAACCGGAATCAGTACAGGCCTTCCGATTTCCTTTACATTAGGATGCGGAACCTGCGGAGGAAGCTCTGTTTCCGAAAACGTGAGCCCGAAACATCTCCTTAATGTGAAAAAGGTTGCTTTTGGTATGAAAGATTGCTCTACTATCGCAGCAGATGATCCAACCTTTACCTGGAAAGACAAAACCCAGGCTGCTTCCTTTAGCCCTGCTGATTTCGTAGCTTCTTTTGATAAAAAAGAAGGTGTGACCTCTTCTGCCTGCCAGGGAGGAAACGATGACAATGAGAAGCTGGCAGCTCTTGTAAAAGAGATCGTACTGGCCATGAAAGGCCAGTAA